In Flavobacterium sp. 83, the genomic window TGGATGAAAACCATGCGTCCTAACCGATAGACGAACGGGCCATTTTTTCCCTCTAAGTTTAGGATAACTTTAATCTGCAAAAAATAGTAGCCCGTAGCGGAATCGAACCGCTCTTACATGGATGAAAACCATGCGTCCTAACCGATAGACGAACGGGCCTGCTTCTCTAATGCGGATGCAAAAATACAACTATTTTTGAAACGTACAATAGCAGATGCAAAAAAATATTTTTTTTTTTAATATGCCTTCGCAAACAACACTCTTCCTTTGGACGCACTACCAGTAAAAACACAGCTTCCCGCCTCTTCTACTCTGTCTAACGGAATGCATCTGATCGTAGCTTTTGTTAAATCTTTTATCTTCTCTTCGGTAGCTGCAGTGCCATCCCAATGCGCTGATACAAAGCCCCCTTTAACATCTAAAACTTGTTTAAATTCATCAAAACTATTTACTTCAGTAATATGTGTGTTGCGATAATTTAATGCCTTATTAAATAAATCAATTTGAATTTGAGCTAACAAATCATTGATATGAGTTACAATACCGTCTTTAGAAACAGTTTCTTTCGACAACGTATCTCTTCTTGCTACCTCAAATGTTCCATTTTCTAAATCCTTAGGCCCTACAGCAATTCTAACAGGAACTCCTTTTAATTCCCATTCAGCAAATTTAAAGCCTGGTTTTTGAGTTGTTCTATTGTCATATTTTACAGATATATTCAATTTCTTAAATGCCTTTACCAAAACATCTACTTCAGCAGTTATAGCTTCTAGTTGCTCGTCTGATTTATAAATAGGAACAATAACCACTTGAATTGGTGCCAAATTAGGAGGCAATACCAATCCTTGATCATCAGAATGTGTCATCACTAAGGCTCCCATCAATCGAGTAGAAACCCCCCATGATGTTCCCCAAACATACTCTTGTTTCCCTTCTGCATTAGCGAATTTAACATCAAATGCTTTAGCAAAATTCTGCCCTAAAAAGTGAGATGTTCCTGCTTGCAATGCTTTCCCATCTTGCATCAAAGCCTCTATACAATACGTTTCTTCTGCTCCTGCAAATCTTTCAGTTTCCGTTTTTACGCCTTTTACCACTGGAATTGCCATAAAATTCTCTGCAAAATCAGCATATACATGCATCATTTTTTCCGATTCTTCGACAGCTTCTGCTTTTGTAGCGTGAGCCGTATGCCCTTCTTGCCATAAAAATTCAGCAGTACGTAAAAATAATCTCGTTCTCATTTCCCATCGTACGACATTCGCCCATTGATTAATCAACAACGGCAAATCCCTGTAAGATTGAACCCATCCTTTATAAGTAGACCAAATAATAGCTTCACTTGTTGGACGAACAATTAGCTCTTCTTCCAATTTTGCATTGGGATCCACCATGAGTTTACC contains:
- the proS gene encoding proline--tRNA ligase — encoded protein: MSKNLTTRSEDYSKWYNELVVKADLAENSGVRGCMVIKPYGYAIWEKMQAELDRMFKETGHQNAYFPLFVPKSMFEAEEKNAEGFAKECAIVTHYRLKNDPDKPGKLMVDPNAKLEEELIVRPTSEAIIWSTYKGWVQSYRDLPLLINQWANVVRWEMRTRLFLRTAEFLWQEGHTAHATKAEAVEESEKMMHVYADFAENFMAIPVVKGVKTETERFAGAEETYCIEALMQDGKALQAGTSHFLGQNFAKAFDVKFANAEGKQEYVWGTSWGVSTRLMGALVMTHSDDQGLVLPPNLAPIQVVIVPIYKSDEQLEAITAEVDVLVKAFKKLNISVKYDNRTTQKPGFKFAEWELKGVPVRIAVGPKDLENGTFEVARRDTLSKETVSKDGIVTHINDLLAQIQIDLFNKALNYRNTHITEVNSFDEFKQVLDVKGGFVSAHWDGTAATEEKIKDLTKATIRCIPLDRVEEAGSCVFTGSASKGRVLFAKAY